One segment of Clostridium botulinum DNA contains the following:
- the leuS gene encoding leucine--tRNA ligase — protein MENYSTKIDEKWQKIWEENETYKFNPENLDKKLYTLEMFSYPSGAQLHAGHWFNYGPTDSWARLKRMQGYNVFQPMGFDAFGLPAENYAIKTGIHPKDSTFKNIETMEKQLKSMGAMFNWENEVVTCSPDYYKWTQWLFLKLYEKGLAYRKKAPVNWCPSCNTVLANEQVVDGLCERCESEVIKKDLTQWFFKITDYADELLDKLDGLDWPEKTKSMQKHWVGRSYGAQVTFKVKDSSLEFDVFTTRVDTLNGVTYVVLAPENKLVDELTLPQYKEAVEKYKEEASKQSDIERQSSSREKSGVFTGSYAINPINGKEVPVWIADYVLATYGTGCVMAVPAHDERDFAFASKFNLPIERVITDKQDNEPALPFCEHGTLVNSGQFDGLTTDEAKKAIVSELEKDELGKMKVNFRLRDWLVSRQRYWGAPIPVIYCDECGIVPVPEKDLPVELPYNVEFTPDGKSPLGKCEEFINTTCPHCGKPAKREADTLDTFVCSSWYYLRYPDNKNTDAPFDPELINKMLPVDKYVGGPEHACMHLLYARFITKALRDMGYLKFDEPFLSLTHQGLILGPDGLKMSKSKGNTISPDDYIKEFGADVFRMYLMFGFAYVEGGAWSDDGVKSVARFVDRIERTLESCRDIINASENIKTTIDSEEKDLNFWRHTAIKGVSEDAEKMQFNTAIARLMEFTNALHKYIQADTKNPKFLKETVVDFLKLLAPFAPHFTEEQWNLLGHNSTIFNEKWPEFNPAALVKDEVEIAIQVNGKIKAKIMIPSNLDEEGIKKASLENETIKANTEGKNIIKVIVIKGRLVNIVVK, from the coding sequence ATGGAAAATTACAGTACTAAAATCGATGAAAAATGGCAAAAGATTTGGGAAGAAAATGAAACTTACAAATTTAACCCAGAAAATTTAGATAAGAAACTTTATACACTTGAAATGTTCTCTTATCCATCAGGAGCTCAATTACATGCTGGTCACTGGTTTAACTACGGACCAACAGATTCATGGGCAAGACTTAAAAGAATGCAAGGTTATAATGTATTCCAACCAATGGGTTTTGATGCTTTTGGATTACCTGCTGAAAACTATGCAATAAAAACAGGCATACACCCTAAAGATTCTACATTTAAAAATATTGAAACTATGGAAAAGCAATTAAAATCTATGGGTGCTATGTTTAATTGGGAAAATGAAGTTGTCACTTGTTCTCCTGATTACTATAAATGGACTCAATGGTTATTCTTAAAACTTTATGAAAAAGGATTAGCTTACAGAAAAAAAGCTCCTGTTAATTGGTGTCCATCTTGTAATACGGTTTTAGCTAATGAGCAAGTAGTTGATGGCTTATGTGAAAGATGTGAATCTGAAGTTATTAAGAAAGATCTAACTCAATGGTTCTTCAAAATAACTGATTATGCTGATGAATTACTAGATAAATTAGATGGCTTAGATTGGCCAGAAAAAACTAAATCTATGCAAAAACATTGGGTTGGAAGATCATATGGTGCACAAGTTACATTTAAAGTTAAAGATTCTAGCTTAGAATTTGATGTATTTACTACAAGAGTTGATACTTTAAATGGTGTAACTTATGTTGTATTAGCACCAGAAAATAAATTAGTTGACGAATTAACTCTTCCACAATATAAGGAAGCTGTTGAAAAATACAAAGAAGAAGCTAGCAAGCAATCTGATATAGAAAGACAATCATCATCGAGAGAAAAAAGTGGTGTATTTACTGGATCATATGCAATAAATCCTATAAACGGAAAAGAAGTTCCTGTATGGATTGCTGATTATGTATTAGCTACATATGGTACTGGTTGTGTTATGGCAGTTCCAGCACATGATGAAAGAGATTTCGCATTTGCAAGTAAATTCAATTTACCAATAGAAAGAGTTATTACTGACAAACAAGATAACGAGCCAGCTCTACCATTCTGCGAACACGGAACACTTGTTAATTCAGGACAATTTGATGGTTTAACTACAGATGAAGCTAAAAAAGCTATTGTTTCTGAACTTGAAAAAGATGAACTTGGAAAAATGAAAGTTAACTTCAGATTAAGAGACTGGTTAGTCTCAAGACAAAGATATTGGGGAGCTCCAATTCCGGTTATATACTGTGATGAATGTGGAATAGTTCCAGTTCCTGAAAAAGACTTACCAGTAGAACTTCCTTATAATGTTGAGTTTACTCCAGATGGTAAATCACCACTTGGAAAATGTGAAGAATTCATAAACACCACTTGTCCTCACTGTGGTAAACCTGCAAAAAGAGAAGCAGATACTTTAGATACATTTGTATGTTCTTCTTGGTATTATTTAAGATACCCTGATAACAAAAATACTGATGCACCTTTTGATCCTGAATTAATAAATAAAATGTTACCTGTAGATAAATATGTTGGTGGACCAGAGCATGCTTGTATGCATTTATTATATGCAAGATTTATAACTAAAGCATTAAGGGATATGGGTTACTTAAAATTTGATGAACCATTCTTAAGCTTAACTCACCAAGGATTAATCTTAGGACCAGACGGATTGAAAATGAGTAAATCAAAAGGAAATACAATCTCTCCAGATGATTACATTAAAGAATTTGGTGCTGATGTATTTAGAATGTACTTAATGTTTGGTTTTGCATATGTTGAAGGTGGAGCATGGAGTGATGATGGAGTTAAATCTGTTGCTAGATTTGTAGATAGAATTGAAAGAACTTTAGAATCATGCAGAGATATCATTAACGCTTCAGAAAATATTAAGACTACTATAGATTCTGAAGAAAAAGACTTGAATTTCTGGAGACATACAGCTATTAAAGGTGTTAGCGAAGATGCAGAAAAAATGCAATTTAATACTGCAATAGCAAGACTTATGGAATTTACAAATGCTCTTCATAAATATATTCAAGCTGATACTAAAAATCCTAAATTCTTAAAAGAAACTGTAGTAGATTTCTTGAAATTATTAGCACCATTTGCTCCTCACTTTACTGAAGAACAATGGAACTTGTTAGGTCACAACTCAACTATATTTAATGAAAAATGGCCTGAATTTAATCCAGCTGCTTTAGTTAAAGATGAAGTTGAAATAGCTATTCAAGTTAATGGTAAAATAAAAGCTAAAATTATGATACCATCAAACTTAGATGAAGAAGGTATAAAAAAAGCTTCATTAGAAAATGAAACTATAAAAGCAAATACTGAAGGTAAAAATATAATAAAAGTAATTGTTATAAAAGGTAGACTTGTTAATATAGTTGTAAAATAG